In Bos mutus isolate GX-2022 chromosome 10, NWIPB_WYAK_1.1, whole genome shotgun sequence, a single window of DNA contains:
- the LOC102287706 gene encoding ribosomal protein eL22-like gives MVPKKDKKPKKSTWKFNLDLTHPVEDGIFDSGNFEQFLWEKVKVNGKTVNLGNVVHIERFKNKIIVISEKQFSKRYLKYLTKKYLKKNNLRDWLRVVASDKETYELRYFQISQDEDESESED, from the coding sequence ATGGTGCCGAAGAAAGACAAGAAGCCTAAGAAGTCAACCTGGAAGTTTAATTTGGATCTTACTCATCCAGTAGAAGATGGAATTTTTGATTCGGGAAATTTTGAACAGTTTCTGTGGGAGAAGGTTAAAGTGAATGGAAAAACTGTAAATCTTGGGAATGTCGTTCACATTGAACGCTTCAAGAATAAAATCATAGTCATTTCTGAGAAGCAGTTCTCTAAAAGGTATTTGAAGTACCTTACcaaaaaataccttaaaaagaACAATCTTCGTGATTGGCTTCGTGTGGTTGCATCTGACAAGGAGACTTATGAGCTTCGTTACTTCCAGATTAGTCAAGATGAAGATGAATCTGAGTCTGAGGACTAG